The proteins below come from a single Saccharopolyspora sp. SCSIO 74807 genomic window:
- a CDS encoding HAD family phosphatase: protein MQPAAVLFDLDGVLVDSEHLWDRIRRETVDAHGGRWAEGATEAMMGMSTPEWSRYLVAELGAQLTPEQAAETVIDGMAEVYRNDPPVLPGAAETLRTVAAEYRTAIASSAPPRIIRAFLESAGATVGYTISSEEVGAGKPAPDVYLEAARGLDVSAAESVAVEDSSNGLRAAAASGATVFAVPNAHFPPAEDALAGAYRVLGDISELPEALRDLARG from the coding sequence GTGCAACCTGCTGCTGTGCTGTTCGACCTCGACGGCGTGCTCGTCGACTCCGAACACCTCTGGGATCGGATTCGCCGCGAAACCGTCGACGCCCACGGTGGTCGATGGGCCGAAGGCGCGACCGAGGCCATGATGGGCATGAGCACTCCGGAATGGTCCCGCTACCTGGTGGCGGAACTGGGGGCGCAGCTCACGCCGGAGCAAGCCGCCGAGACCGTCATCGACGGGATGGCCGAGGTCTACCGCAACGATCCCCCGGTACTGCCGGGCGCGGCGGAAACCCTGCGCACGGTCGCGGCCGAGTACCGGACCGCGATCGCGAGCTCCGCACCACCGCGCATCATCCGGGCCTTCCTGGAAAGCGCCGGGGCCACGGTCGGCTACACGATCTCCAGCGAAGAGGTCGGCGCAGGCAAACCGGCCCCGGACGTCTACCTGGAAGCTGCGCGAGGGCTCGACGTCTCGGCGGCGGAGTCCGTCGCCGTCGAAGACTCCAGCAACGGCTTGCGCGCGGCCGCCGCTTCCGGCGCCACCGTGTTCGCGGTGCCGAACGCGCACTTCCCGCCCGCCGAGGACGCCCTGGCCGGCGCGTACCGGGTGCTCGGAGACATCAGCGAACTCCCCGAAGCCCTCCGCGACCTCGCCCGCGGCTGA
- a CDS encoding MFS transporter, giving the protein MSGAHDVRLLDVFKGQPKAVWVTAFAAVIAFMGIGLVDPILLSIAEALHAGPEQVTLLFSSYLGVQVIAMLITGAFSARFGAKRTVVTGLVLIVLATIACAVAGSIGQLVALRAVWGLGNAFFIATALSVIVGAASGGQQAAVLLYEAALGIGLSTGPLLGALLGNISWRGPFAGTAVLMAIALILSAGFLPADDKDPSKRQRIRLLDPLRALGHGGLLRTAVGSAFYTAAFFIVLAWAPFVLEFGAIAVGLVFFGWGLCVAVAGVTLAPRLAARFGEAGGTVIAVLIYAVLLFAMAIGTKPVVVVAVILSGIASGLLNTLFTGTAMSISNAPRPVASAGYNFCRWLGGALAATLVGHVAEWLGSPHAPFAVAAVSCLVAAALLAVDLRKRRDPHQVPSEAALVGEEF; this is encoded by the coding sequence ATGAGCGGCGCGCACGACGTCCGGCTGCTGGACGTCTTCAAAGGCCAGCCCAAGGCCGTGTGGGTCACCGCGTTCGCCGCGGTGATCGCCTTCATGGGAATCGGGCTGGTCGATCCGATCCTGCTGTCCATCGCCGAGGCGCTGCACGCCGGGCCGGAGCAGGTGACCCTGCTGTTCTCCTCCTACCTGGGCGTGCAGGTCATCGCGATGCTGATCACCGGGGCGTTCAGCGCCCGGTTCGGTGCCAAGCGCACCGTCGTGACCGGCCTGGTGCTGATCGTGCTCGCCACCATCGCGTGCGCGGTCGCCGGTTCGATCGGGCAGCTCGTCGCGCTGCGCGCGGTGTGGGGACTGGGCAACGCCTTCTTCATCGCGACGGCGCTGTCGGTGATCGTCGGTGCGGCCAGCGGCGGGCAGCAGGCCGCGGTCCTGCTCTACGAGGCCGCGCTCGGCATCGGCCTGTCCACCGGCCCGCTGCTGGGAGCGCTGCTCGGCAACATCTCGTGGCGCGGACCGTTCGCGGGCACCGCGGTGCTGATGGCGATCGCGCTGATCCTCTCGGCCGGGTTCCTGCCCGCCGACGACAAGGACCCGTCGAAGCGGCAGCGGATCCGGCTGCTCGACCCGTTGCGCGCGCTCGGGCACGGCGGCCTGCTGCGCACCGCGGTCGGCTCGGCGTTCTACACCGCGGCGTTCTTCATCGTGCTGGCTTGGGCGCCGTTCGTGCTGGAGTTCGGCGCGATCGCGGTCGGGCTGGTGTTCTTCGGCTGGGGGCTGTGCGTGGCGGTGGCCGGGGTGACGCTGGCGCCGCGGCTGGCAGCGCGGTTCGGCGAGGCCGGCGGCACCGTGATCGCGGTGCTGATCTACGCGGTGCTGCTGTTCGCGATGGCGATCGGCACCAAGCCGGTCGTGGTGGTCGCGGTGATCCTCAGCGGTATCGCGTCCGGGCTGTTGAACACCCTGTTCACCGGCACGGCGATGAGCATCAGCAACGCGCCGCGGCCGGTGGCCAGCGCGGGCTACAACTTCTGCCGCTGGCTCGGCGGTGCCCTCGCGGCGACGCTGGTCGGCCACGTCGCGGAGTGGCTGGGTTCGCCGCACGCCCCGTTCGCGGTCGCCGCGGTGTCCTGCCTGGTCGCGGCCGCGCTGCTGGCGGTCGACCTGCGCAAGCGGCGCGATCCGCACCAGGTGCCCAGCGAGGCCGCTCTGGTCGGCGAGGAGTTCTGA
- the erm gene encoding 23S ribosomal RNA methyltransferase Erm gives MPSRTSRASRELGQNFLIDPQVPARVLELLDPRDGRPLVELGAGGGALTGRLAATGHPVTAVELDPRWAARLRGKWSRVRVVRCDMLRFRFPAGPFDVVGNLPYGLTTAMTRRLLDTPAWRRAVLLVQWDVARKRGVGGSMLNAQWAPWYEFRLHDRIPARAFHPRPAVDGGLLRIDRRPDPALPFAERGPFQDFVEAVFTGRGHGIGEIVRRNHGRVPRWLPAASLPRDLTPESWSRLYLELRRAS, from the coding sequence ATGCCTTCCCGCACGTCCCGTGCGAGCCGCGAACTCGGCCAGAACTTCCTCATCGACCCGCAGGTGCCCGCGCGCGTGCTGGAACTGCTGGATCCGCGCGACGGGCGTCCGCTGGTCGAACTCGGCGCCGGCGGCGGCGCGCTGACCGGTCGGCTCGCCGCGACCGGGCACCCGGTGACCGCCGTAGAACTCGACCCGCGCTGGGCGGCCCGACTGCGCGGCAAGTGGTCCCGAGTCCGCGTCGTGCGCTGCGACATGCTGCGGTTCCGCTTTCCGGCAGGCCCGTTCGACGTCGTCGGCAACCTGCCTTACGGGCTCACCACCGCCATGACGCGGCGGCTGCTCGACACCCCGGCCTGGCGACGCGCGGTATTGCTGGTGCAGTGGGACGTGGCGCGAAAGCGCGGCGTCGGCGGCTCGATGCTCAACGCCCAGTGGGCGCCGTGGTACGAGTTCCGGCTGCACGACCGGATTCCGGCGCGTGCCTTCCACCCGAGGCCCGCGGTCGACGGTGGTCTGCTGCGCATCGACCGCAGGCCGGACCCCGCGCTGCCGTTCGCCGAACGCGGACCGTTCCAGGACTTCGTGGAAGCGGTGTTCACCGGACGTGGGCACGGCATCGGCGAGATCGTCCGCCGCAACCACGGCCGGGTGCCGCGCTGGCTCCCGGCCGCGTCGTTGCCGCGAGATCTAACACCGGAGTCGTGGAGCCGTCTCTACCTGGAGCTGCGACGGGCCTCCTGA
- a CDS encoding PhoX family phosphatase, which produces MTCKYRCGNACAHEAPNTSDNGYFGDVVERVLNRRGALKAGGVLALAVGGTALSGSAGALSGTAAAAPGEFAGRGVPGTDFTPVAPNKDDRVTVPEGYRQDIVIRWGDPVLPGAPEFDFHHQNSAAQEKQFGYNNDFAGFVPLDSTGERGLLVVNHEYSTEPHMFPDYDAENPTEEHARIAWAAHGLSVVEVTREPGKGLTPKIGKYNRRITLNTEFEVRGPAAGSEHLKTSADPTATKVFGTQNNCSGGVTPWGTILSGEENIHQYFANSDKVTDPVAKQRYERYAIGTGVSERKWERFDKRWDVPREPNEPNRFGWIVEIDPNDPESTPIKHTALGRFKHEAATIQVADDGRVAAYLGDDERFEYVYKFVSNGRIKPGRSAHARRHNSALLDDGTLYVAKFTGNSPESEIDGSGKLPADGHFDGAGEWIKLASGDESFVPGFTAEEVYVFTRLAADAAGATKMDRPEDMEPNPVNGRIYCALTNNSNRGSAGNAGPDEANPRVENKHGHVLEVDDDTTGTRFGWNLLLVCGDPNDPGTYFGGFDKSAVSPISCPDNVAFDRFGNLWITTDGNELGSNDGLFAVPVEGPERGQVKQFLTVPVGAETCGPVILEDLITVNVQHPGEDAEDPQHPTSHWPDGGTSAPRPAVAVVYREDGGRIGVR; this is translated from the coding sequence GTGACCTGCAAGTACCGCTGCGGCAACGCTTGCGCGCACGAGGCGCCGAACACTTCGGACAACGGCTACTTCGGTGACGTCGTGGAACGGGTGCTCAACCGCCGCGGCGCCCTCAAAGCAGGCGGCGTGCTGGCGCTCGCGGTCGGCGGCACCGCGCTGTCCGGGTCGGCCGGCGCGCTGTCCGGCACCGCGGCAGCGGCACCGGGCGAGTTCGCAGGCCGCGGCGTGCCCGGTACCGACTTCACCCCCGTCGCGCCGAACAAGGACGACCGGGTCACCGTCCCCGAGGGCTACCGGCAGGACATCGTGATCCGCTGGGGAGACCCGGTGCTGCCCGGCGCGCCCGAGTTCGACTTCCACCACCAGAACTCCGCGGCGCAGGAAAAGCAGTTCGGCTACAACAACGACTTCGCCGGGTTCGTCCCGCTGGACAGCACCGGCGAGCGCGGCCTGCTCGTGGTGAACCACGAGTACAGCACCGAGCCGCACATGTTCCCGGACTACGACGCCGAGAACCCCACCGAGGAGCACGCCCGGATCGCGTGGGCCGCGCACGGTCTTTCCGTGGTCGAGGTGACCCGCGAACCCGGCAAGGGGCTCACCCCGAAGATCGGCAAGTACAACCGCCGGATCACGCTGAACACCGAGTTCGAGGTTCGCGGCCCGGCCGCGGGCAGCGAGCACCTGAAGACCTCCGCGGACCCGACCGCCACCAAGGTCTTCGGCACTCAGAACAACTGCTCGGGCGGGGTCACTCCGTGGGGCACGATCCTGTCCGGCGAGGAGAACATCCACCAGTACTTCGCCAACTCGGACAAGGTCACCGACCCGGTCGCCAAGCAGCGCTACGAGCGCTACGCGATCGGCACCGGCGTCTCGGAGCGCAAGTGGGAGCGGTTCGACAAGCGCTGGGACGTCCCGCGGGAGCCGAACGAGCCGAACCGGTTCGGCTGGATCGTGGAGATCGACCCGAACGACCCGGAGTCCACCCCGATCAAGCACACCGCGCTGGGCCGGTTCAAGCACGAGGCCGCGACCATCCAGGTCGCCGACGACGGCCGGGTCGCGGCCTACCTGGGCGATGACGAGCGGTTCGAGTACGTCTACAAGTTCGTCTCGAACGGCCGGATCAAACCGGGCCGCAGCGCGCACGCGCGCAGGCACAACTCCGCGCTGCTCGACGACGGCACGCTCTACGTCGCCAAGTTCACCGGCAACAGCCCGGAGTCCGAGATCGACGGCTCCGGCAAGCTGCCCGCCGACGGCCACTTCGACGGTGCGGGCGAGTGGATCAAGCTGGCCAGCGGCGACGAGTCGTTCGTGCCCGGGTTCACCGCCGAAGAGGTCTACGTGTTCACCCGGCTCGCCGCCGACGCGGCCGGTGCCACCAAGATGGACCGGCCCGAGGACATGGAGCCGAACCCGGTCAACGGCCGCATCTACTGCGCGCTGACGAACAACTCCAACCGCGGCTCGGCGGGCAACGCCGGGCCGGACGAGGCGAATCCGCGCGTGGAGAACAAGCACGGGCACGTGCTGGAGGTCGACGACGACACCACCGGTACCCGGTTCGGCTGGAACCTGCTGCTGGTCTGCGGCGACCCGAACGATCCGGGCACCTACTTCGGCGGCTTCGACAAGAGCGCCGTCAGCCCGATCTCCTGCCCGGACAACGTCGCCTTCGACCGGTTCGGCAACCTGTGGATCACCACCGACGGCAACGAGCTCGGCTCCAACGACGGGTTGTTCGCGGTGCCGGTGGAAGGCCCGGAGCGCGGGCAGGTCAAGCAGTTCCTGACCGTTCCGGTCGGGGCCGAGACCTGCGGCCCGGTGATCCTCGAAGACCTGATCACGGTCAACGTGCAGCACCCCGGTGAGGACGCGGAGGACCCGCAGCACCCGACCTCGCACTGGCCGGACGGCGGCACTTCGGCGCCCCGGCCCGCGGTGGCGGTCGTCTACCGCGAAGACGGAGGCCGGATCGGCGTGCGCTGA
- a CDS encoding MFS transporter: protein MNSTDAAAGNRVLRKVSLRLMPFLCLLYFVNYLDRVNIGFAGPNGMNDELGMTATAFGLASGIFFLGYLVLEVPSNLALHRFGARRWLARIMITWGVLATIMAFVPSATGLIVLRFLLGIAEAGFFPGIILYLTYWFPAAQRAKAVALFMTAVPVSSAIGATVSSLLIDAGHGVFGLSGWRFMFLVEGVPAMLLAVATWFYLTDRPEQAKWLTAGEREWLGEQLAAERRETEQAHHWPLRKALTHPRIPALAFVYFGISYGLYALGFFLPTIIDGFEQQYGTKLSTVQSGLVTAVPYVIGAVAMVFWAAHGDRTRERVWHVALPMLLGGVCIPIALYLGNPILAMIAVTVCAVGVCAALPTFWALPSTFLSGAAAAGGIALINSLGNISGFAAPYVTGALRDVTGSQRAGLWVVGLVMIAAAFVAVALRATPAQTGRGAEKESPAES, encoded by the coding sequence GTGAACAGCACCGATGCCGCCGCCGGCAACCGGGTCCTGCGCAAGGTCTCGCTCCGGCTGATGCCCTTCCTGTGCCTGCTGTACTTCGTCAACTACCTGGACCGGGTCAACATCGGGTTCGCCGGTCCGAACGGCATGAACGACGAACTCGGCATGACCGCCACCGCGTTCGGGCTCGCCTCGGGCATCTTCTTCCTCGGCTACCTGGTGCTGGAAGTGCCGAGCAACCTGGCGTTGCACCGGTTCGGCGCGCGCCGCTGGCTGGCCCGGATCATGATCACCTGGGGTGTGCTGGCCACGATCATGGCGTTCGTGCCGAGCGCGACCGGGCTGATCGTGCTGCGGTTCCTGCTGGGCATCGCCGAGGCCGGGTTCTTCCCCGGCATCATCCTGTACCTGACCTACTGGTTCCCGGCCGCGCAGCGGGCGAAGGCGGTCGCGCTGTTCATGACCGCGGTGCCGGTCTCCAGCGCCATCGGCGCGACCGTGTCCAGCCTGCTGATCGACGCCGGGCACGGGGTGTTCGGGTTGTCCGGCTGGCGGTTCATGTTCCTGGTCGAAGGCGTGCCCGCGATGCTGCTGGCCGTGGCGACCTGGTTCTACCTGACCGACCGCCCGGAGCAGGCCAAGTGGCTCACCGCGGGCGAACGGGAATGGCTCGGCGAACAGCTGGCGGCCGAGCGGCGCGAAACGGAGCAGGCGCACCACTGGCCGCTGCGCAAGGCGCTGACGCACCCGCGGATCCCGGCGCTGGCGTTCGTCTACTTCGGGATCTCCTACGGGCTCTACGCGCTCGGGTTCTTCCTGCCGACGATCATCGACGGCTTCGAGCAGCAGTACGGCACCAAGCTCTCCACCGTGCAGTCCGGCCTGGTCACAGCGGTGCCGTACGTGATCGGCGCGGTGGCGATGGTGTTCTGGGCCGCCCACGGCGACCGCACCCGCGAGCGCGTCTGGCACGTGGCGCTGCCGATGCTGCTCGGCGGGGTGTGCATTCCCATCGCGCTGTACCTGGGCAACCCGATCCTGGCGATGATCGCGGTGACGGTGTGCGCGGTGGGGGTGTGCGCGGCGCTTCCGACGTTCTGGGCGTTGCCGAGCACGTTCCTTTCCGGGGCCGCTGCCGCGGGCGGTATCGCGCTGATCAACTCGCTGGGCAACATCAGCGGGTTCGCCGCGCCGTACGTCACCGGTGCGCTGCGCGACGTGACGGGATCGCAGCGGGCCGGGTTGTGGGTCGTCGGCCTGGTCATGATCGCGGCGGCGTTCGTGGCGGTCGCGCTGCGCGCGACGCCCGCGCAGACCGGGCGGGGCGCGGAGAAGGAATCGCCGGCGGAGAGCTAG
- a CDS encoding SDR family oxidoreductase, whose amino-acid sequence MAQRPIALVTGASRGIGAAVARSLAETHDVLLGGRDGGALRTLASQVEGAKPWPVELTDSASVADAVSGIDRLDVLVHSAGLVELGPVSDLPVDSWRRTFELNLFAVTELTRLLLPALRAAEGHVVLVNSGSGLSAKPNWGSYAASKFALRAFADTLRAEEADVRVTSVFPGRVDTDMQREVRVSEGGEYQPEHYLRPESVAAPVVSAVHASRDAHLTEIVVRPS is encoded by the coding sequence ATGGCACAACGTCCGATTGCCCTGGTCACAGGCGCGTCCCGTGGAATCGGGGCCGCCGTCGCACGCTCCCTGGCCGAGACCCACGACGTGCTGCTGGGTGGCCGGGACGGCGGGGCGTTGCGGACCCTGGCGAGCCAGGTCGAAGGGGCGAAGCCGTGGCCGGTGGAGCTGACCGATTCCGCGTCGGTGGCCGACGCGGTCTCCGGCATCGATCGGCTGGACGTGCTGGTGCACAGCGCGGGCTTGGTCGAGCTCGGCCCGGTCTCCGATCTGCCGGTGGATTCGTGGCGTCGCACGTTCGAGCTGAACCTGTTCGCGGTCACCGAGCTGACCCGGCTGCTGCTGCCCGCGCTGCGGGCGGCGGAGGGCCACGTCGTGCTGGTCAACTCGGGATCCGGACTGTCCGCGAAGCCAAACTGGGGCTCCTACGCCGCCAGCAAGTTCGCGCTGCGGGCGTTCGCGGACACCCTGCGCGCCGAGGAAGCGGACGTGCGGGTGACCTCGGTCTTCCCGGGCCGGGTGGACACCGACATGCAGCGCGAGGTGCGCGTTTCCGAAGGCGGCGAGTACCAGCCGGAGCACTACCTGCGCCCGGAGTCCGTCGCCGCCCCGGTCGTTTCCGCGGTGCACGCCTCCCGCGACGCGCACCTCACCGAGATCGTCGTCCGCCCGTCCTGA
- a CDS encoding OmpA family protein — protein MDRIKATNAVAGIAFAAALVAGCSGGQQQGQGGQEGEVPPAAPAPEQQQQQQPPKPDPAAAKAALQQQIDQALQQRPITFEPDTANLTEQGKQTATKAAELAKSAPQELRFTIAGFIANTGTPKPQDQELSQQRAQAVADKFKEAGVPAERLEAVGRGAAQGNQESDRRVEIQVM, from the coding sequence ATGGACCGAATCAAAGCCACGAACGCCGTCGCCGGAATCGCTTTCGCCGCGGCGCTGGTGGCCGGGTGCTCCGGCGGACAGCAGCAGGGCCAAGGGGGCCAAGAGGGCGAGGTGCCACCCGCAGCACCGGCGCCCGAGCAGCAGCAACAGCAGCAGCCCCCGAAGCCTGACCCGGCAGCAGCGAAGGCGGCGCTGCAGCAGCAGATCGATCAGGCGCTGCAGCAGCGCCCGATCACCTTCGAACCGGACACCGCGAACCTGACCGAGCAGGGCAAGCAGACCGCCACCAAGGCGGCCGAGCTGGCCAAGTCGGCCCCGCAGGAGCTGCGGTTCACCATCGCCGGGTTCATCGCCAACACCGGCACACCGAAGCCGCAGGACCAGGAATTGTCCCAGCAGCGGGCGCAAGCCGTCGCCGACAAGTTCAAGGAGGCCGGAGTGCCCGCGGAGCGCCTCGAAGCCGTCGGACGAGGTGCCGCGCAAGGGAACCAGGAAAGCGATCGCCGGGTCGAGATTCAGGTCATGTAG
- a CDS encoding acyl-CoA dehydrogenase — protein sequence MGHYKSNIRDLEFNLFEVFKVQDRLGTGAFEQSDEDTVRGVLTELNTLATGPLAESFEEGDRTPAQFDPKTHSVTLPEAFKKSYQQVMDGEWWRLGLPDELGGYGIPPTVQWASAELMLGANPAIFMYMAGPNFATILWNNGTEQQRRWAELMIERGWGATMVLTEPDAGSDVGAGRTKAVQQDDGSWHLEGVKRFITSADQDMTENIMHLVLARPEGEGIENKPGTKGLSLFLVPKFHFDDQTGESGARNGAYVTNVEHKMGLNASATCELTFGQHDVPAKGWLLGEVHDGIAQMFQVIEYARMMVGTKAIGTLSTGYLNALEYAKERVQSADLTRTTDKTAPRVTITNHPDVRRILMLQKAYAEGLRAVYLYTSTYQDQIAQGKATGADVALAEQVNDLLLPIVKGVGSERAYEMLTLSLQTLGGSGYLQDYPIEQYIRDAKIDSLYEGTTAIQAQDFFFRKIVKNNGAALGHIAEQVQQTLQADGADDRLKEERALVAQALDDAQATLGAVFGFLTSAQEDVNNVYKVGQHAVTVLMSMGDLLIGWLLLRQAEVAQAALDGGASAKDQPYYQGKVAVARFFSKNVLPELASRRKIVESADNAIMDLDEAAF from the coding sequence ATGGGCCACTACAAGAGCAACATCCGCGACCTCGAATTCAACTTGTTCGAGGTGTTCAAGGTGCAGGACCGGCTCGGCACCGGCGCCTTCGAGCAGTCCGATGAGGACACCGTCCGCGGTGTGCTCACCGAGCTGAACACGCTGGCCACCGGCCCGCTCGCGGAGTCCTTCGAAGAGGGTGACCGCACCCCGGCCCAGTTCGACCCCAAGACCCACTCGGTGACGCTGCCCGAGGCGTTCAAGAAGTCCTACCAGCAGGTCATGGACGGCGAGTGGTGGCGGCTCGGGCTGCCCGACGAGCTCGGCGGCTACGGCATCCCGCCCACCGTCCAGTGGGCCTCGGCCGAGCTGATGCTCGGCGCCAACCCGGCGATCTTCATGTACATGGCCGGGCCGAACTTCGCGACGATCCTGTGGAACAACGGCACCGAGCAGCAGCGCCGCTGGGCTGAGCTGATGATCGAGCGCGGCTGGGGCGCCACGATGGTGCTGACCGAGCCGGACGCGGGCTCCGACGTGGGCGCCGGTCGCACCAAGGCCGTGCAGCAGGACGACGGCTCGTGGCACCTGGAGGGCGTGAAGCGGTTCATCACCTCCGCCGACCAGGACATGACCGAGAACATCATGCACCTGGTGCTGGCCCGCCCCGAAGGCGAAGGCATCGAGAACAAGCCCGGCACCAAGGGCCTGAGCCTGTTCCTGGTGCCGAAGTTCCACTTCGACGACCAGACCGGCGAGTCCGGTGCGCGCAACGGCGCCTACGTCACCAACGTCGAGCACAAGATGGGCCTGAACGCCTCGGCGACCTGCGAGCTGACCTTCGGCCAGCACGACGTCCCGGCCAAGGGCTGGCTGCTCGGCGAGGTGCACGACGGCATCGCCCAGATGTTCCAGGTCATCGAGTACGCGCGGATGATGGTCGGCACCAAGGCCATCGGCACGTTGTCCACCGGCTACCTCAACGCGCTGGAGTACGCCAAGGAGCGGGTGCAAAGCGCCGACCTGACCCGCACCACGGACAAGACCGCCCCGCGGGTCACGATCACCAACCACCCCGACGTGCGCCGGATCCTGATGCTGCAGAAGGCGTACGCGGAGGGGCTGCGCGCGGTGTACCTGTACACCTCGACCTACCAGGACCAGATCGCGCAGGGCAAGGCCACCGGTGCGGACGTCGCGCTGGCCGAGCAGGTCAACGACCTGCTGCTGCCGATCGTCAAGGGCGTGGGCTCGGAGCGGGCCTACGAGATGCTGACGCTGTCGCTGCAGACCCTCGGCGGCTCCGGCTACCTGCAGGACTACCCCATCGAGCAGTACATCCGGGACGCCAAGATCGACAGCCTGTACGAGGGCACCACGGCGATCCAGGCGCAGGACTTCTTCTTCCGCAAGATCGTGAAGAACAACGGCGCGGCGCTCGGGCACATCGCCGAGCAGGTGCAGCAGACGCTGCAGGCCGACGGCGCCGACGACCGGCTGAAGGAAGAGCGGGCGCTGGTCGCGCAGGCGCTGGACGACGCGCAGGCCACCCTCGGCGCGGTGTTCGGGTTCCTGACCTCCGCGCAGGAGGACGTCAACAACGTCTACAAGGTCGGCCAGCACGCGGTGACCGTGCTGATGAGCATGGGCGACCTGCTGATCGGCTGGCTGCTGCTGCGCCAGGCCGAGGTGGCCCAGGCCGCGCTGGACGGCGGCGCCTCCGCCAAGGACCAGCCCTACTACCAGGGCAAGGTCGCGGTGGCGCGGTTCTTCAGCAAGAACGTGCTGCCGGAGCTGGCCTCCCGGCGCAAGATCGTCGAGTCCGCCGACAACGCGATCATGGACCTGGACGAGGCCGCTTTCTGA
- a CDS encoding zinc-dependent alcohol dehydrogenase family protein, translating to MRATVIHGAGDVRVEQVADAALLEPTDAIVRVSLTCVCGSDLWPYKSMGADEQGQRIGHEFIGVVEETGSAVTGLQRGDLVVSPFTYSDGECEFCRDSLHTSCVQGGIWGSPGNDGAQGEAVRVPVADGTLVKLPVEPDDALLPSLLTLADVFPTGHHAAVSAGVRKGDTVAVVGDGAVGVSGVLAASRLGAERIVIMGRHTDRTDLAREFGATDVIPERGAEGVERLRELTGGQGAHAVLECVGTGDSLSMALRLARDGGGVGYVGVPQDGEGVDVREIFMRNVALGGGVCPARAYIEELMPDVLSGKIQPGRVFDHTTDLDGVPEGYRRMADRESLKTLVRP from the coding sequence ATGCGTGCCACCGTGATCCACGGTGCGGGGGACGTGCGCGTGGAGCAGGTCGCCGACGCGGCGCTGCTCGAGCCGACCGACGCCATCGTGCGGGTGAGCCTGACCTGCGTGTGCGGCAGCGACCTGTGGCCGTACAAGAGCATGGGCGCCGACGAGCAGGGCCAGCGGATCGGCCACGAGTTCATCGGCGTCGTCGAGGAGACCGGCTCCGCGGTGACCGGTCTGCAACGGGGCGACCTGGTCGTTTCCCCGTTCACCTACTCCGACGGCGAATGCGAGTTCTGCCGGGATTCGCTGCACACCTCGTGCGTGCAGGGCGGTATCTGGGGCTCGCCCGGCAACGACGGGGCGCAGGGCGAGGCGGTCCGCGTACCGGTCGCGGACGGCACGCTGGTGAAGCTGCCGGTGGAGCCGGACGACGCGCTGCTGCCCTCGCTGCTGACGCTCGCCGACGTGTTCCCGACCGGGCACCACGCCGCGGTTTCCGCCGGGGTGCGCAAGGGCGACACGGTGGCCGTCGTCGGTGACGGCGCCGTCGGTGTCAGCGGGGTGCTGGCCGCGTCCCGGCTCGGTGCCGAGCGGATCGTCATCATGGGCAGGCACACCGACCGCACCGATCTGGCCCGCGAGTTCGGCGCCACCGACGTGATCCCGGAACGCGGCGCCGAGGGCGTCGAGCGGCTGCGCGAGCTGACCGGCGGACAGGGCGCGCACGCGGTGCTGGAGTGCGTCGGAACCGGCGACTCGCTGAGCATGGCGCTGCGCTTGGCCCGGGACGGCGGCGGCGTCGGCTACGTCGGCGTGCCGCAGGACGGCGAGGGCGTCGACGTGCGCGAGATCTTCATGCGCAACGTCGCGCTCGGCGGCGGCGTGTGCCCCGCCCGCGCCTACATCGAGGAGCTGATGCCGGACGTGCTCTCCGGCAAGATCCAGCCGGGCCGGGTGTTCGACCACACCACCGACCTGGACGGCGTCCCGGAGGGCTACCGCAGGATGGCCGACCGCGAGTCGCTCAAGACGCTCGTGCGGCCCTGA